From Solanum lycopersicum chromosome 4, SLM_r2.1:
tTGGTTCCTTTCCTGTCGATTGTCATCTTTAGAAACAGTTCTTGCATAGTTATAAAGAGGCTAATATCTTTTCATTTCTAGCATCTGCATTATTTGTTTGTGTTGAAGCATTGTGAATGATTGTAAAGTGGAGGTGGTAATGCATGGATATCATAAAAGAGTGTTTTCACATGTAATTTctctgtgtttttttttttgctttcggGGATGGAATTTAGGCCCCCATAGTTCTTCGGCCAAGGGCTATAATCATCTGAAAAAGCACTTGAATgaatattatgttgaattgtgtaaACCTTGAGAGCTATGTTATGTGTCTCTTTATGTCATTTCTTAAACTTTACTCCCTTTTTCGTTGCCGTTGGAGGTACTTGAAgcataaatttttaaagtttgcTCCCTTTTCGTTGCCGTTGGAGGTACTTGAAgcataaatttttaaagtttgcTAAGGACAAGAAACAGGACTGTGACAGAACTGATTTCTTTTTACTGATTTTAAGCATAACTCTCTTCAAAAGGAGAACATTGAAAAGCTCAAGATGTTCAGAACAACACTGGAACACATTATGCATTTCTCGTGGCTTAAAAAGCAGGACATTCAACTTTATCACGGTTGAGAAGAAAAGTTTCTCTCTAAGGTTCAATTGGGAACGCCGCGTGACTTCTTCTTCTCTACAGCAGGGGAGACTTCATCATGATAACATAAGCTCATTTAGTACACAAAGTGGAATGAACCTCGTACAGGCAAACCTCAAATCCGTACAGCAAAATTCAAGCGTCCTGCCACATTTACTTCCTATACAGCCCGTGCAGCAAATGATGCCGAACAAACAATTAAAACCTCTGTGCAACCGGCTGCTGATACAGCAACAACTTCTTCGAAGTCAGCAGTTAATGGAACATCAGCAAGCTATGAACTCACTGCAGTAGTTAATGCAACGGAATAATTTCACCAACTTGCAACATAAATCCTTGTCTGGCGTATAGACAAATATCAACACTCAGCTATACATGATAAATTCAGTAAAGCCTGGTTTCAATTTCGATTTGGGACTGAGTAATTCTTTGAAGTCCCCGCAACAGCTGTCTACTGGATTTTTGCAACAGCTGTCTACTGGATTTAACAATCTTCAACATGGTAACATAAGCTCATTCAGAACACAAAGTGTAACGAATACCATACAAGCAAACCTCGGTTCTCTACAGAAAAATTTGAGTGTCTGGCAGAGAATGTCGCAGAGCCAGCAAATGTTGCAGAACCAGCAATTAAGACAGCAGTTACACAATCGGCATATGCAGCAGCTACATTTTCATAGTCTGAAGTTAATTCAACAGCAGCAAGCAAAGCAAGAGTAGACCACACTATTGCCAATCCACCAGATGTCGCAGCTTCAACAGCCTTCCATGCTGCTTGAGCAACAACAATCTCTTGATGGAAGCATTCCAACAAAACAATATTATCGATTTGCAATATGATTGTTTGGATAATTAAATTGTTTATGATTGTGCACTCGTGAACACTCCCTTATTTAGATTATGTGAAGTActgaaattattttgataaattactGAAGTTTTATTGTGGCAACTTAGGTTGAAATTCGAAATAtccatcttcaatttttttctgtttaaatGTTTTGCAACAATTTTACAAaggttcaaaattttttttgtggtctttatttttaaaaaaatatatattttcttgattcgTAAAGTTTGTTTCCTTAAATAATTATACTATTTAAATTGgacttcaaataaaaaaatttgttatacTATCTTAATGATagttattgttctttttttcctttaaaaccCTTAAGATAGTTATCACTGGCAAGATTTTGCAATAAGTCATTAAAATTACTCAGTTTGTGTTTTGTTCTAAGATCTCATGTGTTCAAATTAATAATCCCTTGCCATATATGAATCTTTTTAGTTATTACTAATTGTATCTCATACATTGTATGAACCCTCTATCTTAAGGACCAATATTGTTATTATCCCTCGTTATTTTATATACCTAGATTTTTGACATGTTCTTTGCACGGGATtatcaattcaaaaaatttaagctAAGATTTGAATGATAAGCTttgcacaaaataataatacagaTTCTTTTGTGAATGTTCAATGTAGATCGTCAAATATATCTCTTATTAACACAGACCTATAATGATGTTCAGTgaacaattttattaattaaataaaataatgtacatatttatttcaatttgatgagGTTGAATCATGTAAGTAGTAGTATCTTAACAATAATACTTTATAAACGATATTTGTTGCATGTGTTTCTTGTCATCTAATCTGATGTGTTTTGCACGTGTATTCAACATAATCTCTTTATATGTCATATGAACATGTAGAGatgtcattttattcatttatattcacatatttttagattatcgtgagttttatttttaaaaaatcaaaaaaatttaaaataatatattttgaagttagaaatcttgttaacttgataatacatttgtaacatatataaatgctgaaatatgaaattttttcttcgatgaaaatattgaaatattaagaaagagtaaattagtaaaactaaaggataatttttacataataataattatttttaatcaaacatCCTTACAATCCAAGTCACATAAGTagtggtaataaataaaatcattcttTAGTCTTGAGTATCAAGAGAGTCATATCATACATATGTGGCGCCACCAAAAgcaagaatttccttttaaatttatttatttccaaaattagCCTTCCGCTTTGATGAaaagatgtgacttttatgaaaattttgtcAAAGTGGCAACAttgatgaaaagttatgactttaatgaagagttgtgagttttatgaaaatttgtgacttttatcaaaagttgcgacttttatgaaaggttgtgaaaTTTCTGAAGGGTtgtaaattttccaaataattgtAACCTTTgtgataaggcacaataaagaTTTGTTTACACTACCATTTagcatcatatattattataagtaggaACCTCCTAACCCTAAAGTTGATTTACCGTTTCCCCCCTACtatatgaattaaatattaatttatcaaatacaaatattagttaaatattaaatttttataaattgaattagCTGTCAGACCTAATTTTATTCTCTAGAAATGTATAGTTGTTCAAGCTTCCTCAGTCATTGTAACGACCCTTTTTCCAACGGTCAGTCTCCATTGCAGCTATTCCAAAACCTAGATACTTCCTTGGTCTATACAAATATCTCCAACATCATGTCATTGTTCCATTAATTTGCTTTTTTGTGTGTCTCAATTATGAAGACTGAATGTTCATTTATTAATGAAGGAAACAAGTTATTAAATAGAGTTACAATGAAAGTAATAAGACTCCTAAACGAACTGAACTAAAGtaatctaattaaataataactgCTGAACTAGTAAGACAATCCTAATACGACTAAACTACTAACTGGCGTTCTACGACCAGATATTCTAATATGCCCCCTCAAGTTAGACGATGTGTCACTAAGCCTAACTTGAACAAATTAGACTCAAAAGTAGATTTAGAAAGTGCCTTGGTAAGGGTGTCTGCTATTTGATCGGCACCATGGACATGAACAACACGAACCCTTTTAATGTCAAAATAGTGGCGAACAAAGTGAAAGTCCACAACAACGTGCTTAACACGACTATGGAGGACAGGATTCTTGCTCAAGAATGTGGCTCCAAAATTGTCACAATAAATTGTTGGTAGCTGATGTACTGGAACACAACTCATTTAGGAGATTGGTGACCCATAAAGTTTCAGAAAGTGCATTAGCCACTTCCCTGTATTCGGACTCAGTGGAGGATCGTGAGACAatattttgcttttttgatgACAAACTAATCGGATTGTTACCAAGAAATAGGATGTAACCATATGTAGAAACTCTGTCAATGATGTCCCCACCCCAATCTGCATCAGAGTACACATGTAAATTGAATTCATCAATGGGAGTAACGCATAGGCCGATTTGAATAGTACCCCGCAGGTATCGAAGAACACGTTTTACAGCCTTCCAGTGAAGGTCTGACGGTGCTTGCATAAATTGAGAAATCTTGTTGACTGCATAGGCTATGTCAAGTCTAGTGTAGGATAGATATTGAAGCCTATCCAAGACTCGGCGATAACGTGTAGCATCAGCCAAGTGAGTTCCATCAGATAAGGTAAGTAACTCAGATGCACTCATGGGCGTGTTGACACTCTTGCAGTCGGTCATTAGTTCatcattcaaaatttcattcacATAATTTGCTTGGGTGAGGATTATACCGTTGGAGCTGCGTATCACTTCAACACCACGAAAGTAGTGAAGATTACCTAAATCTTTAATAGAGAACTTAGAAGCAAGGGAAGTGATAACTTGATTGACAGTTAAAGTATTGCTCCCAGTGATAATAATATCATTGACATAGACGAGGACGAACAATGTGTCACCTGCACCATGTCTGACAAGTAGTGAGGCATAAGATTTTGTCTTAACAAAGCCTATGGATGAAAGATAACCCGTGAGGGCATTGTACCACGCCCGAGGATCCTGTTTCAAGCCATAGATTGCCTTACGTAGCCGACATATATGCATTGGTTTGTCATCACTAGTAAACCCCGGAGGTTGTGCCTTGTACACTTCCTCTTCCAGGTTGCCTTGGAGGAAGGCGTTATTGACATCTAGCTAGCGAAGGTGTCAGTTGTGACGAACTGCCACAGAGAGGACGATGTGAACTGTTGTGGGCTTGACGACTAGGCTGAATGTGGCATGAAAGTCAACGCCTGGCCTCTGAGTAAAGCCTTTTGCAACTAGGCGTGCTTTGTATCTGTCGATGGACCCATCAACATTTCTCCTGATCCTGAAAAGCCACTTGCAAGATACAATGTTTTTGATCGGGTCAGGAGGAACAAGTTCCCAAGtctgatttttaattaaagcatcaaattcatgttttatTGCATAACGCCACTCTAgatatttttgtgcttgtttgACAGTGGTGGGTATGACAGTGGAGTTCAATTTGGCTAGGTAATCCAAAATCTTTTTTGGTTTTGTGATATTATTTTGGGGTCGAGTGACAGCACAGGTAAGAGGAGACGAACATTGAGGCGGAGAATGTGGGAGTTCTATCTCGTTGGTAGGACAGGCTGGTTGAGGAGCCATATGTGTTGGTGGGTTGGTGTTTCTACGGTGATAGACAAGGAGAGGAGACAAGCTGCTTTGTGTGTTAGTTGGTATTGGCGTTTGAGAGGTTTTAGGGAGGCGTGGTAGTGCCAAACGTTAGGCAGTAGATATAGAAGAGGTGTTCTAGGAAGCAGGAATTATTGAAGAtgaggaagaaaaaaatttaccttGAGAGGTGAATCTGTTGCGTCTGCCGCTGATGCATCATCGGATAAGGACTGCGAGTTTGAGTTGTCTCCGGACTGGGATGGAGAGGAAGCAGATGGTGATGGAAAATCTGTAATAGTGTGTGCTGCAATTTCTAATGGAGTTGGCATATCTGTAACTATGGGAAGTTTGGGTGTGGGGTTCAATGAACTTGGCATTGTTGGTGTTGCCCATTCAGGTGAGTTGATTTACTGGCAACGTTGGAGAACAATGTCTTAAATGGAAAAACATCCTCAACAAATTGCACATCTCGAGATAAGTAAACCTTTACAGAAATTGGGTCAAAACACTAGTGACAGTGATGGGATGGTGAGAATCCAAGATAGAAACATGGGTTAGATTTTGATTCAAGTTTATTTTTGGAGTATGTTTTTAGCCATATATAACATAAACAACCAAAAATTCGTAGGGAGTTATAAATAGGTGATTTTCTAAGTAATCTTTGGAATGGGGATTTATTATCGAGGTGAGAGGTTGGAAGACGATTGATGAGGTAGAAAGTGTGATGGCATGCAAAAGACCTGAATTGGGGTGGGAGAGACGCCTCATGAAGAGTGTTCTTGCAGTTTCGACAATATGGTGAAGTCGTCGTTCTGCAAGTGCAACTCGTTGGGGCGTATAGGGAGGGGTAGAGAGGTGTTGAATGCCGTGAAGTGAAAGATAGGAGTCAAGCTTTCATACTCACCTCCACCATTAgtatataatgataaaattttagtgTCAAGATGTTTTTCCATCATACGACGAAATTTCTGAAAGATATCTTTAACTTCACTTTTCTTTATTAGTGTGTAAAGCCAAGTGTACTTCGTATATTGgtcaaaaaaaatacaataatacaaatttttatcAAGAGATAAGACTGGTGATGGCCCCCATAAGTCActgaaaataatttgaagtgGTTTAGAGCTGCACAATGATAATTGAGTAAAAGGATGTCGATGAGATTTATTAGATAAACATGAATTACAATGAAACATTTTGTCTCTCTCATGAAACGGTAGCGAGACTTTATTCAAAATAAACCTAAGAAATCTAGAGTgaggatgaccaagacgttaGTGCCAAGTAGTGAGAGGGCTGGATGTGAAGATAATGTGAGCTTGGGGATGTGAGACAGGCCACTCATATAGTCCATTGTTAGTTCGACCGTGCACCAGTGGCTACCATGTTTTCAGATCCATCACAACAAAgttgaaaggaaaaaattcaatatacttAAGATTGTTTTgagaagatttagaaatagaGATAAGCTTGTATTTGATGGAAGCGGCAAACAAAGTGTGAGTTAGCTTAGAAACATTATTTGATGCATTTAATTTAGAAGAACCAGTGTGAGAGATAGGATTTTTGTTACCATCACCCATGGAGACATCTTCGTTACCGCGGTATGGTTGTAGGTTGTGCGGCTCTGTTGTGATGTGATGGGTGGATCCTGAGTCAGCTATCCAGGGATTGGTCTCCGTTGTAAGCCCAGCGGCATAGATGGCTTTTGCTTCAAAGTGATTATGAGATCTCGAGCGGCAACATTGGCGGTGTGGCCAATTTCGTTACATAGTTGACAGCGAATAATACCGTTTGGATTTGAATTGGATTGGCCTTGTGGTGGAGCGCTTGGACGCAAGTTCTGGCTCCATTGTTGAGAGTTGCTGTTTTGTCTACGGTTGTTGCAATTATTGGAGTTGAATTTAGTGGGAGTATCAACTGCAGCAGTGATGGTACTAGATAGTTTCTTATCATCCTCGTGGCGGAGGAAGAGTTCAAATTCTAGTAACTTTTTAAACGGTTCCTCATAGGAGATAGGTTTATCGCGTGCACGAATGTCAACAGATATTTCACGAAATTCAGGACCTAGACCACTAAGTATTTTGACAATGAGTTCAGGATTGGAAATAGGAGCACCAGCTGTGGCTAACTCATCCGAAAAGGACCGAATAGTATGAATATATTAAGTAATGGAACGAGAGTACTTAGTGACACAGGCAAGCTGATCACGCAGACTGAAGACTCAGTTTGAGATTTGTTCGTATAAGTGGTATGCAAGGCATCCCAAGCTGATTTAGCTGAGTCAGCGGCTGAAAAAGTAGGAGAAATAGTGGGTTTGACAGAAGCCATGCGAGCATTCCGGATGAGTTGATCCTGATGGAACCAAGTTAAGAAGACAGGATTGGGAGAGATATTCGTGCCGAGGGTATTCGTGCGACTAGGGGACGGACTGGTTCCATCGAGATGGCCAAAGTGGTTGTAGCCATACATAAGCATGGAAAATTGGGCTTTCGAGGTGGCGAAGTTTTGACCACCACTTAGTTTGATGGGTAATTGGGATGCGGGATTGAATTGAATGATAACATTGGTGCTTGTCGTGTTATCAACATTGACAACTCTGGGATTGTTGCCATTGTTGTTGGTCATTGTTTCTGATGTGCGTGAGGAGAAAAGAATACGGGATAGTACTCTTTAGAGCGTGAAGAGACCTGATACCATATGAAGACTGAATGTTCATTTATTAATGAAGGCAGCAAGTTATTAAATAGAGTTACAACGAAAATGATAAGACTCCTAAACGAACTGAACTAAAGtaatctaattaaataataactgCTGAACTAGTAAGACAATCCTAATACGACTAAACTACTAACTGGCGTCCTAAGACCAGATGTTCTAATATTAATCTAATATATCTATCATTGGCAggtaaaaatagaattttcctCCTTATTTATCAAAAGCTACTCTATATTCCCTATTTACTATGAGTCCTTctgtatcttattttttttcatctatttattatttttaacaagttGGATTCATGCATTGTTGTATGTTTCTGCATGTTCAAAAGCCAAGCAAACTCATTTTGCTTTTCTGTAACGTTATGCATTGAGCAGCAGCCCAACATATATGGAATTACTAGGGAAAGCCCATGGGAATAGAAGTCGAACATGTGCAATCAGACACATATTGCATGAATGGTGGAATCAAAAGCCTAAAAACACGGTACATGGTTTGGTTCTATAATCTGCCCCAATATTTGTGTGTTgggaaatatggaaggaaagtTGCAGTTGCAAATATGGTGGCAAGAGAAGCTTAAACAAACATATGATGACTCAACACATTCTCTGGAATATCCAAAGTGCTATGAATAAGGCCAGCCTTGACATTACCTTAGATCACATTTTGTGAAAATCTTCTCAAACTAGAACCAATTGTCAAATGTGTATCCATTTGCTGGTAATTTCCTATAAATGGAGCGTTGAAAATGAACACAGGCGCGAGCTATTGCACACTATCTGGAAGATCGGACATGGGAGGTATCTTAAGAGATGATTTGTTATGGCATTCTCTTCTTTCTTGGAGTGTGGCAGCAGCTTAGAGGCAGAGCATTGGCAGAGCCCTCAAGGGATTGGATTTACGCATTTCAGCAACTTTTTCTAGGAATCGACTCAATTCTCTACCAGATGATTGAAGGAAAAAGACAACCCAATTACAAGCTCAATTGGACAAAAGTCAAATGCTATCCATTAGACTCATATACGACAAGGTGAATTTTTTTGTTAGCTAATTTACTTTCTTATTTGTGCGGGGATTTAAGTCATCATATCCTAACCCTCCGtttgaaaggaaaaaagttTTATCCATTGTGTTGTATGTTGAGGTAAGTCCAAGCCCTCTTTTTGTACTTATTCTCATGCTATAGAACACTCCTGCTAACTAGCcgaaatttaattcaaaaaatagttTCAACTACCTGAATTTTGAATTAGTTGAAATACAAGTTACATATAATCTAGACTTTAGATATACTCCTTTTTGTTATTGGCTTTGTTCTTTCTGGTGATGGCGTGAAGGTGTGTGAGGTTATTAATTGGTGGCTTCATAAATGATCCGTAAATTAAAATGTACATAAGTTGGAAGTTTTCGGAGAACTATTTATTTCTTTGCTTGGAagtatttttttggtgataATAAGTAATTCTTGATGTAGTCAAGCGGCTACGCTGGGTTAACTTCTTTTAACAAGTCGTTTGAATGCGTATATTAGTATGTGGGAATTGCTattttttcaccattatttCATCCTCATATTCTGACTATCTGTATTTACTCATTCCACTTGCAGTTCAATAGTGCCTTGAGTATTATTAAGCACTTATATCTTGTTACGGTAACATCTCCTCTTATCCTATTTTATGGGTTGTAATAGGAATAACTACTCAAAGATGTCATTTTACTAATTAAAACTCTTACACAATGAGATTGGTATCACATAATGATTGGAGGAACAATAAGCATGATACAACTTAACAATGCTTACACGTGCAGCTCATGTGTCCATGACTAGTTGTCTATAGATATAgtgggatttcctctcatttttaaCAACGGAAATCccgatcttcttcttcttcatgcgcaaaattaaatatttgtgtactttgtTCCTGTTGAGTAATTTACTAACACCATTATTTTTACATCaataagttggtgaataaaatcgTCCATCCCGAGAGGATATATAGCTTTACACCTCTTGTATTGGAGGGGAATAGTTTTCTTAAAGGGGACATTGCGCAGTAAGTGGagtcaattttttctttctatttcattctatcTTTACATATTTTGGTGTGTTTTTTACACTCAAAattttatgcttatgatattaattgttgtttttgagtacatattttaaactatattgtttatgtttctgcaaagttattATCTCCGGTTAGATTTAATGTATACACATATTGTACGTATACTCGTTAtgcagaaaataattattgtactcCCTTTCAAGAATTCATGGgttgatattctatattaaattctataacttaaaagtactatatataaCCTTAAATCTTATCTATTATTACAAATATATGTTTCTCACTTATCAATTAAAGAAATTCATTATGCAacttcaaaagttataattgctttcatgttcaagcgtaatttcttttttaaatatgttaatatttttaaattttctcctaagacatatcacaattgtataaCCTATGGAATTTAAATGCTTCTTTTTATTAGGGAGTGCCTTTGTATATatacttattttcttctttattttccttttaatgttgattaaaaaatcaatgatttattttttagtgaCTAATTCATTCAGTTTAGGTTCTTGAGTTATgtaataatgacaaataattaaattcatgctgaaatattgttaatattttttaagaacctattttcttattatttttaatgtacgtatattaaaaaaaactattttcaagttcaattaacatattatttatgATCGTGCAAAGCGCAGACAAATTACCTAGTATGTGATAATTCTCTAGTTCTGGAGAAGTttaacaattttgaaaaaatatattcaaaaacatatatctacACCATAAGGGAAGttgagaataaaaataaattaatttattctacaataaaaatgaaaacaataCAAACTTTCTCTGGAGTCATTATAAGTAATATGATCTTTGCTTCGTCCAAAATAgtgaaatattaagaaatagttAATAAGCAAaataaaggcataatacataatcaTGAATCTTAGCTTGGATTCAACAAAGAATTATGCCCTCCAACTTTGAGTATGGACAAGTGGATACTTAAATTTGTACAAAATTGAATATGTAGACACGTGTCgtacatgacataatacatgtaGGACACCACATAGGACACTAAAATTTCATGTAGGGTGCCATGAAGGACGGATGtgtatttattcaattttgtacaagtttaagtgtctacttgtgcacataCAAAGTTAAAGGTTATAGTTTCCAGTTGACATCAAGTTAAGGGTCTTACAATGTATATAGAGTAATAACTAATTTGAACTAAACCTCCTTACAATCTAAACGACCTAAGTAACATTGATAAGTAAAGTCATTATTTTATCTTGGgcatcaaaaaaagaaattgtgacAATTCTCTAACTTCtgtgaattttaatatttgtgacTTTTTTTGGCAAGATTAATTAGaagaatatgaaacaaaatatactctAAATTAGAGTAATATGTTAAGATACAAAAAATATGTCTATTAATATAGATTTGTTGTCCTTATGACTGTGTCAGGTCATTGTTGAACATTTGAGTTATCTAGGTTAGactcatttttaatatttttaaagtcaaGGAATATTA
This genomic window contains:
- the LOC138347939 gene encoding uncharacterized mitochondrial protein AtMg00820-like, producing MAPQPACPTNEIELPHSPPQCSSPLTCAVTRPQNNITKPKKILDYLAKLNSTVIPTTVKQAQKYLEWRYAIKHEFDALIKNQTWELVPPDPIKNIVSCKWLFRIRRNVDGSIDRYKARLVAKGFTQRPGVDFHATFSLVVKPTTVHIVLSVAVRHN